The following are from one region of the Salvia splendens isolate huo1 chromosome 2, SspV2, whole genome shotgun sequence genome:
- the LOC121771994 gene encoding dirigent protein 22-like, which yields MVKLTTTILLIVFCLFISTPNYANSRNLGIEKVARLHVFVHDFRAGGPNATVFTVANASITATSPTGFGSVRVVDDLVTVGADISSAAVGRVQGLTVSADLVANAVAVGLNFVFASGRYNGSTVSVAGRNEVLLPARELPVIGGTGVFRLARGYATTSTYSFDVAKNYAVLEYKIYVVYSDVRF from the coding sequence ATGGTGAAACTAACTACAACTATATTGTTGATCGttttttgcttattcatttCCACACCAAATTATGCAAACTCAAGAAATCTAGGCATCGAAAAGGTCGCTAGGCTGCACGTGTTCGTGCATGATTTCCGGGCCGGTGGGCCCAACGCGACGGTATTCACCGTCGCGAACGCGTCCATCACAGCCACGTCGCCCACGGGGTTCGGGAGCGTGCGTGTGGTGGACGACCTCGTGACGGTGGGTGCAGACATCAGCTCGGCCGCGGTGGGGAGAGTGCAGGGGCTCACCGTGTCGGCCGACTTGGTGGCGAACGCGGTCGCGGTGGGCCTCAACTTCGTCTTTGCTTCGGGGAGGTACAACGGGAGCACCGTCAGCGTCGCCGGGAGGAACGAGGTGCTCCTGCCGGCGCGTGAGCTGCCAGTGATTGGCGGGACCGGCGTTTTCCGGCTGGCGCGTGGGtacgcgaccacgagcacgtaTTCGTTCGATGTGGCGAAGAATTACGCGGTGCTTGAGTACAAGATTTATGTGGTTTATTCTGATGTTCGGTTTTAG
- the LOC121768875 gene encoding probable serine/threonine-protein kinase PBL3: MSRVYDLWEKLVGAVLDREELRRLALRNSFSSDYSSRFSSDSAIAYPVARPIELKEIIKATENFQSDTVIGAGVMCQAFRAWMDEHALFASKPGSGMAVTVKKWSNFMERHQDWLKKIDNLVQLCHPSLVSLVGYCTEEYNMMLVFEFMPHGRLSDHLFTTRYQSLPWVRRIKIAIHIARGLSYLHERDIPIIHRDFKTANVLLDWELNAKLSNYCYGTDDSTGEMTSIPTRQIFVSPGYTPPEYISKGRLTTKSNAYTFGVVLLELLSGTVVSNLNLEQSYFSKKSKLLQIMDIRLEGQYSRDTAYKVVKLALKCQNLDPKSRPRMSDVVVALEQLQLARP; the protein is encoded by the exons ATGTCAAGAGTTTATGATTTATGGGAGAAGTTAGTCGGTGCCGTTCTCGACAGGGAGGAGCTCAGGCGACTTGCGCTTCGCAACAGCTTCAGCTCCGATTACAGCTCGCGCTTCAGTTCTGACTCCGCCATTG CATACCCCGTTGCACGGCCTATAGAGCTGAAAGAGATTATAAAAGCGACGGAAAACTTTCAATCAGATACGGTCATAGGGGCAGGAGTCATGTGTCAAGCTTTTAGAGCATGGATGGATGAGCATGCTCTCTTCGCCTCGAAGCCTGGCTCTGGAATGGCTGTTACAGTTAAAAAATGGTCGAATTTCATGGAAAGACATCAGGATTGGTTG AAGAAAATTGATAATCTAGTGCAACTTTGCCATCCAAGCTTGGTCAGCCTCGTTGGGTACTGTACGGAGGAATACAACATGATGTTGGTGTTTGAATTCATGCCCCATGGACGCTTGTCGGATCACTTATTCACAA CTCGATACCAATCATTACCTTGGGTGAGGAGAATCAAGATCGCTATACATATTGCTAGAGGTCTTAGCTACTTGCACGAACGAGATATACCTATCATACACCGAGATTTCAAGACGGCTAACGTTCTTCTAGATTGG GAACTGAATGCCAAGCTGTCTAACTACTGTTATGGTACAGATGATTCGACCGGAGAAATGACTTCCATACCAACTCGTCAAATATTCGTTTCACCTGGCTATACTCCACCTGAATATATATCGAAAG GTCGCCTGACTACTAAATCGAATGCATACACCTTTGGAGTTGTTTTACTAGAATTGCTATCTGGCACTGTTGTATCAAACTTGAACTTGGAACAATCCTACTTTAGTAAAAAGTCGAAATTACTGCAGATTATGGACATCCGATTAGAGGGTCAGTACTCTCGTGATACAGCATATAAAGTCGTGAAGCTTGCATTGAAGTGCCAAAACCTGGACCCAAAATCTAGACCAAGAATGAGTGATGTTGTGGTTGCACTAGAGCAGTTGCAACTTGCAAGGCCATGA